A window of Cryptomeria japonica chromosome 3, Sugi_1.0, whole genome shotgun sequence contains these coding sequences:
- the LOC131054366 gene encoding MLO-like protein 12 has product MAGGGGEAEPRSLEQTPTWAVAIVCLGFVLISITLEQSINLIAKWLEKHHKKALGRALEKIKAELMILGFISLLLAIGQRPISEICISKSLGDTLLPCSKEEISAEHTKVKFVSVRNHRKLMHSKMLMRHILEAAVDQSGHCAKIGKVPLISQDGLHQLHIFIFALAVFHVLSCIMTMALGQTKMNKWKTWEQETKTWDYEFSNDPAKFRVTRDTTFGRRHLSFWSRTPIFLWIVCFFRQFVRSVPKVDYLTLRHGFILAHFAPHSRFDFQKYINRSLEDDFNVIVSISPPLWFFAVLFIFLNGHGWLIYLWLAFVPLILLVIAGTKLQVIITTMALQIQDRNAVVQGPPVVEPNDQLFWFSRPRWILYLIHFTLFQSALQFAFFFWAWYEFGLKSCFHHKTRGIISRISVGIVVQILCSYVTLPLYALVTQMGSNMKTTIFDERVAECLKRWHKGAKRNVRRNKMISADISNGRTTPVEGSSPMPRLLRRYKSTEDLSQYELSSEIGMNTPSPPCRPGQKATACKEHLEGHPDKSALEVKKGASWHLPNKEEEDLNTQQVEVNSSDFSFAY; this is encoded by the exons atggcTGGAGGAGGTGGCGAGGCAGAGCCTCGATCATTAGAACAAACACCAACTTGGGCTGTTGCAATTGTTTGCTTGGGTTTTGTCCTCATTTCTATAACATTAGAACAATCCATAAATTTGATTGCCAAG TGGCTTGAAAAACACCACAAGAAAGCCTTAGGCAGAGCACTGGAAAAGATTAAAGCAG AACTGATGATCTTGGGGTTCATCTCTCTGCTGCTTGCAATTGGGCAGAGGCCAATTTCAGAGATCTGTATATCCAAAAGCTTAGGAGACACATTACTTCCTTGTTCTAAAGAGGAGATCTCAGCAGAGCATACAAAAGTAAAGTTTGTATCAGTAAGAAACCACAGAAAGCTCATGCATTCAAAAATGTTAATGAGACATATACTAGAGGCTGCTGTGGATCAATCTGGCCACTGTGCCAAAATA GGAAAAGTGCCTCTTATCTCCCAAGATGGTCTCCACCAACTACATATCTTCATCTTTGCATTGGCGGTCTTTCACGTTTTATCCTGCATTATGACCATGGCCCTTGGACAGACAAAA ATGAATAAATGGAAAACATGGGAGCAAGAGACGAAAACTTGGGATTACGAATTTTCAAATG ATCCTGCCAAGTTCAGGGTTACTCGAGACACAACTTTTGGAAGGAGGCATTTGAGCTTTTGGTCCCGAACTCCAATTTTCCTCTGGATT GTATGTTTTTTCAGACAATTCGTTAGGTCTGTGCCCAAGGTTGATTACCTCACACTTCGCCATGGCTTTATACTC GCCCACTTTGCTCCACACAGCAGATTTGActtccaaaaatatataaatagatcaCTCGAAGATGACTTCAATGTTATCGTCTCCATCAG TCCTCCTCTATGGTTTTTTGCTGTCTTATTTATATTTCTCAACGGGCATG GATGGTTGATATATTTATGGCTAGCATTCGTCCCATTGATT CTGCTTGTAATTGCGGGAACAAAGCTCCAAGTCATAATAACAACAATGGCATTACAAATTCAAGACAGAAATGCTGTTGTACAAGGTCCTCCAGTGGTAGAACCCAATGACCAACTATTTTGGTTCAGTCGTCCACGCTGGATTCTCTATCTCATTCACTTCACTCTCTTTCAG AGTGCTCTCcagtttgcatttttcttttgggcATGG TATGAGTTTGGCTTAAAATCTTGCTTCCATCACAAGACACGAGGCATCATAAGTAGAATAAGTGTGGG GATTGTTGTACAGATCTTATGCAGCTATGTAACTCTCCCCCTCTACGCTCTTGTCACACAG ATGGGCTCAAACATGAAAACCACCATATTTGATGAGCGTGTAGCGGAGTGTTTGAAGAGATGGCACAAAGGTGCTAAGAGAAACGTTAGACGGAACAAGATGATATCAGCTGATATATCAAACGGACGAACTACTCCAGTGGAGGGATCTTCTCCAATGCCGCGTCTACTTCGCAGATACAAAAGTACAGAAGATCTGTCTCAATATGAACTAAGTTCAGAGATTGGCATGAATACTCCTTCACCTCCCTGTCGGCCTGGCCAGAAAGCTACTGCTTGCAAGGAACATTTGGAAGGACATCCGGACAAGAGTGCTTTAGAGGTGAAGAAAGGAGCTTCATGGCATCTACCCAACAAGGAAGAAGAAGATCTAAACACACAACAGGTTGAAGTAAACAGTTCAGATTTCAGCTTTGCTTACTAA